Below is a genomic region from Vicinamibacterales bacterium.
TCATCAACCCGGAGATGCCGATTCCAGCTGAAGTCACGGCCATTCACCACATCACTGATAGTGACGTGAAGGACAAGCCCGCCTTTCGTGAACACGCGCAGTCACTTGCCGACCAGCTCACTGGTCACGACTTCGTGGCCTACAATCATCGGTTTGACCGAGATGTTCTGACGGCTGAATTTGAACGGGCCGGTGTGCCGTCGCCCTTTGTGAATGCACATTGGCTTGACCCCTACAGGATCTGGCTGCATCTCGAGCCGCGTAAACTAATCAATGCCGTGGAGCGGTTCACGGGTGAACGGCCAGATGAGGCTGAAGCGCATCGGGCGAATGTGGATGTCGACCTTGCGGCTCAGGCCCTGGCCGGGCAACTGCGACGACACGCTGAAGCTGACTTGGATGCTACCTCGGTACAGGTACTTGCGGAAACAACCGCCCCCCGTCATCCGGATTGGCTCGATGCTGAAGGAAAGATCCGGTG
It encodes:
- a CDS encoding 3'-5' exonuclease, encoding MKSLDLVLRELAETLRIERPLTVLDVETTGTNTRRDHVVQFAASSVTPSGEVTHINEFINPEMPIPAEVTAIHHITDSDVKDKPAFREHAQSLADQLTGHDFVAYNHRFDRDVLTAEFERAGVPSPFVNAHWLDPYRIWLHLEPRKLINAVERFTGERPDEAEAHRANVDVDLAAQALAGQLRRHAEADLDATSVQVLAETTAPRHPDWLDAEGKIRWRGGTARLNFGKHLDVPLQEVLESDRKYLEWMAGDRSNFGGDVKTIISLVLQGKMPDEPKR